The stretch of DNA AAAAAGCGGTCGTAATAGCCTTTTCCACGCCCTAACCGGTGTCCATCCGCATCAAAACTCATCCCTGGAACAACGATGACGTCTATCTCTTCCAGCGTTTGAAAGGGCCGACCCATGGGTTCAAGAATATTCATAGATCCGGTTTGCAGGCAGGCTTGGTCTCGATATTCGCGCACTTCCATCCGCTCTTCGTCAAGAACCACGGGGAGAAGTACACGCTTCCCGCAGGCAGCAAGACGGTCAATGGCGGTGTGTGTATCAACCTCGTCTGGTAGAGAATGGTAGAGCATCACCGTGTTGGCCTGTTCAATGCGAGGATGAACGAGTAGCCGACTGATAAGAGAAAGCGACTGCACGCGCAGTTCTTCAGCAGAAAATTGTCGTTTTCGGCTTCTTATCTCCTTTCGCAGTTCGTTCTTTTCCATTTACTTTTTCTTTGAGGATAGGGGTCGCTTCGGAAATGCAGCATTCTCGCGAAACACTTTTATCGTGGCTTTTATCACGGGATCGGATTGGTTGATATACGTGGTCCAGGCCTCATCGTCGAGCATCCCGTAGATAATCCGACTGTGAATAAACCGTTTCAACAGACTGCGCGACTTACGTATCATCAGATTCCGACGTTGTAGGCCATGCTTATCGGCATAGACCACAAACTGTTCGATGAGGTTTTGCTTGTCGAGGTAGGCTTCAAGTTCGGGTAGTGTTTTATAGGAGCTTAATTTGCGACGGTTCTCATCGGTGTAGCTGTAGGCAAACTGAAGAATCAGTCCGCTCATGGCTGCTTGTTTGTAATAGGATGTCATTCCGAGTGTGTCTTCGGGAACGAAAATATCCGGTGTGATTCCGCCGCCGCCGTAAACGGTCCGACCAAAGCCGGTGTGATAAGCTGGCCCCGTGTGTTTGATGCTGTCTTGTGAAAAGAACTCCCCATGCTGGTAACGACTGTAGATATCTTGCCCATAGTCGGCATCGTCTCCAGCTGTGTAGGGCTTTTGTATACATCTTCCGGAAGGTGTATAATACCGAGCGATGGTGAGACGGATGAGACTGCCGTCGGTGAAAGCCATCTGCTGCTGAACCAATCCTTTGCCGAACGAACGGCGACCGATGATCGTGGCGCGGTCGTTGTCCTGCATTGCTCCGGCAAAAATTTCGGAGGCGGAGGCCGATCCTTCGTTGATGAGCACTACAAGCGGGAGTTTTTGATAGCTTCCATGCCCGTCGCTAAGGTAATCTTGACGTTGTGCCTTGCGTCCTTGGGTATAGACCACGAGCTTGTTCTTGGGTAAGAACTCGTTGGCCATCTGCACAGCCGACTGCAAATAACCGCCCGTATTGTCTCGTAGGTCGATAACAAGACTCTTAAATCCTTCTTGTGACAGCTTGGCCAGCGCGATGAGCAGTTCGGGATAAGTCGTTTCGCCGAAGTTCTTGATGCGGATATATCCCGTATCATCGTTGAGCATGTAGGTGGCCGTAATGCTTTTCTGCGGAATATCGCCACGAATCACGGTGAACTCTTTGATTTTCTTTTGTCCGTATCGCACCACGCCCAGTACGACCTTCGTGTCTTTCGGTCCTTTGAGTCTGCGCATGGCCTCTTCGTTATTGATGTCTTTGCCCACAAAGGGTTTCCCGTCTATGCGCACAATTTTATCTCCAGCCAATAAACCGGCACGTTCTGCCGGGGCATTCTTGACTACATTCTGCACGTGAAGCGTGTCTTGACGAATGTTGAATTCAATGCCTACGCCAGAGAAAGAACCTTTCAAGTCGTCGTTGGTGGCTTGCACGTCTTTCGCACTGATGTAAACAGAATGCGGATCGAGATCGGCCAGAATCTGCGGTATGGCTTTATCCACGAGCGAATCGATGTTGACGTTATCGACATACTGGTCGTCGATGATGTGCAAGAGGTTGTTGAGCCGGTTGCTTCCCGAGTTGATAATATTGAGTCGGTTGCCCGAGAAATGATTGGCATAGAATGTTCCCATGACAATACCGATTGCCACGCACAACGCCATAAGCAAGGGCATGTAGCGATTTTTTCTATTCTGATTCACTGTTCGTCCGGATTAAGATATAAAACTTCGATATTTGCTTTCTTGAGCAGGTTGATGCCGTCTTCCAACCGATATTTCTCGCCATAGACCACTCGTTTGATGCCCGCTTGGATAATGAGTTTGGCACACTCGATACAGGGGGCTGCCGTGACGTAAAGTGTAGATCCGTCGCTGTTGTTGCTGCTGCGTGCCAACTTGGTGATGGCATTTGCTTCGGCGTGAAGAACGTAAGGTTTTGTGATATTGTTTTCGTCCTCGCATACATTCTCGAAACCACTGGGTGTACCGTTGTAGCCATCGCTGATAATCATTTTCTCTTTTACCACGAGGGCACCCACCTTGCGTCTTTCGCAATAGCTGTTTTCGGCCCAGATACGAGCCATGCGCAGATAGCGCAGGTCGAGAATATGCTGTTTGTTCATTTTGATAAGGATTCCATTATTTTGTGCCATTCGTTTTCTTTCTCCAAATGCCATCTCTCTTGAGGAGGGCATCGATGGAGGGTTCGCTGCCGCGGAATCGTTTATAAAGCACCATAGGATGTTCTGTTCCGCCACGCGAGAGGATGTTGTCACGAAATCTTTGTGCGGTTTCTTGATTGAAGATGCCCTGCTCTTTAAACACACTGAAAGCGTCGGCATCCAGCACTTCGGCCCACTTATAACTGTAGTAGCCGGCAGCATAACCGCCTGCCATGATATGAGAGAACTGTACGGTCATGCAGGTGTCGGGCAATTGCTGGGTGATGATCGCTTTCTTCCAGGCTTCTTTCTCGAAGGGGATGATGTCTTCGGTGAAGGCTTCTTTCTGGGTATAGTAGGCCATGTCGAGCAAACCGAAGCTCACTTGTCGCAGACAGGCTGTGGCCGCCATGAAGTTGCGGCTTTTTACGATGCGTTCGATGAGTTCGTCGGGGATGATTTCGCCCGTTTGATAATGGACGGCGAACGTGCGGAGGAAGTCTTTCTCGATGGCGAAGTTTTCCATCAGCTGCGAGGGGAGTTCAACAAAATCCCACCAGACGTTGGTGCCGCTCAGACTTTCGAAACGGCTATTGGCAAACATGCCATGGAGCGAGTGTCCGAACTCGTGCAAGAACGTTTCCACCTCGCCGAGTGTCAGCAGGGCGGGCTTTTCGGCGGTGGGTTTCGTGAAGTTCATCACCACGCTGACGTGCGGCCGAACGTTTGTGCCTTTGCTGTCGATCCACTGTCCTTGAAATTCCGTCATCCAGGCTCCGCCCTGCTTTCCTTTTCGAGGGAAGAAGTCGGCATAGAAGACGGCCAGGAACGAACCGTCTTTATCGAACACTTCATAGGCCCGCACATCGGGGTGATAGACCGGAATGTCGGCGTTCTCTTTGAAGGTGATGCCGTAGAGCCTGGTGGCCAGGCCGAAGACGCCCTCAATGACTTTCGAGAGTTCGAAATAAGGTCGCAGCATTTCCGAGTCGAGATTGAATTTTTCCATCTGCAACCGATGCGAATAGAAAGCCATGTCCCAGGGTTCGAGTTGGAAGTCGTCGCCTTCCTGTGCTTGGGCCAGGCGTTCCACTTCGGCGAGTTCTTCGATGGCCGTAGGCTTGTAGGCTTCGAGCAGACTGTCGAGCAGTTGGTATACCTTCTTCGTATTGGTGGCCATGCGATGTTTGAGCACATAGTCGGCATAGGTTTCATATCCCAGCAGTTGAGCGATTTCTCGCCTCAGGTTGACCAATCGTTTGCAAATCTCGAGATTGTTTTCCGCATTGGGATGCGTACATTCTGTATTGCGGGCCATGTATAGCTGGCGGCGCAGAGAGCGTTGCGTGGCGTAGGTGAGGAAAGGCGAATAACTGGGAAAGTCGAGTGTAAACGTCCACCCCTTCTCTCCGCGTTCTTCAGCGGCGAGCGATGCGGCTTGGCGGGCGGTTTCGGGCAGTCCGTCGAGTTGTTCTTCGTCGGTGAGGTGGAGGGTGAAGGCTTTATTTTCTTTCAGCAGATTCTGCGAGAATTGCAGCGCCAGCCGGCCGGCCTCTTCGGTGAGGGCTCTGAGTTGTTCTTTTCCGGCATCGTCGAGCAGGGCCCCGCTACGCACAAAGCCGTCGTAGCTGTTTTCGAGCAGCATCTCCTCTTCGGCATCCAGGGGTCGATGGTGTTCGTAGACGTATTTGATGCGTTCGAAGAGCCGCCGATTGAGCCGCACGTCGTTGGCATGCTGCGTGAGGATGGGACTCATTTTCTGTGCCAGGGCATCGAGTTCATCATTGGTTTCGGCACTCATCATACAGGAGAACACGCTGTAGACGCGGCTCAAGAGGTCGTAATATCCATCGCCCTGCTCGTTGTCCACCCTGACGATGGTGTTCTCGAAAGTAGGTTCTGCTGGGTCGTTGATCAGTTTTTCGATGGCCTCGTTATCCCGTCTGATTCCCTCCATGAAGGCTTCTTCGTAATGTTCGGTTTTGATGAGATGAAAGGGAACGGTCTCATGGGGCGTATGGTATTCCTCGAAAAAGGGATTGTGATGCGTGTTGATTTCTCTCGTCGGATGTTGATTCGTATTCATATCTCGTTGTGATGGTTGTGTGAGCCTTTGCCGGCAGTGATGTTGCAGGGCCCCTGATGGCCTTGTGGGGTCGGCGAAAGTGTCACAAAAATAACAAAAAAACGGCGGTCTCTTTCATCGCCCTTTTCTTTTTAACGTATATTATTTCTCGTTCTTCTCCCAAGAGCTACTGAGCCGCTCAAAATGGCTGCGGAGACCAAAATGATGCTACTGAGCCGCTCAAAACCGTCACGGAGACAAAAATGGTGTTACTGAGTCGCTCAAAATGGCCGCGGAGACAAAAATGATGCTACTGAGCCGCTCAAAACCGTCGCGGAGACCAAAATGATGCTACTGAGTCGCTCAAAACCGCCGCGGAGACCCAAAGGGTGTTACTGTACCCTACAGTGACGCCGCGGAGACAAAAATGATGCTACTGTACCCTACAAAATCGCCGCGGAGACAAAAATGATGCTACTGTACCCTACAAAATCGCCGCAGAGGCAAAAATGATGCTACTGTACCCTACAAAATCGCCATCAGAGGCAAAAATGGTGCTACTGTACCCTACAAAATCGCCGCGGAGGCAAAAATGATGCTACTGTACCCTACAAAACCGCCGCGGAGGCAAAAATGGCGTTACTGAACTGTTCAAAACTGCCGCGGAGACCAAAATGGTGCTACTGAATTGTTCAAAACCGCCGCGGAGACCAAAATGGTGCTACTGAACTGTTCAAAACCGCTGCGGAGACCAAAATGGCCTTACTGAACTGTTCAAAACCATCAGGGAGACAAAAATGGCGCTACTGAACTGTTCAAAACCATCAGGGAGACAAAAATGGCGCTACTGAACTGTTCAGTAACGCCGCGGAGGCAAAAATGGCGTTACCGAACTGTTCAGTAACTTCCCCTACTCCTTCTTGCATCTCTTCCATTCTTTCTTGGCCTTTGCCAACTGCCGGGTAAAGGCTTCGTCGGCATGCAGACGAGCAACGGCACCGCTGGCTGCGATGCGAGCCACGTCGACATCGCTCTGATAATGATAGCCTACGATGACGCGGCTCTCGCCATATTCGTAACCTCGGCGGAGGATAGCGTCCTGACGGTCGGGGTTCAGCTCGGCCAGTACGAGTGCAATGGCCCATCCCCGCGCCGTATGTCCCGAGGGAAACGAACCGCTGTGGCGCAGTTCGTCCTCGTCTTCGGGCACACCCGTCGGCTCGTGAAACTGCACATAAGGTCGCTTGCGCATGTATTTCTTCTTGGCTCCACGCACCGACAGACTCCCGTCATTCTCCACCCGCTGCACCAAACTGTAGATCTCCGGCGTCGTCTCCTTACTGATGAGCATGCCGAAGGCTTCCTGAAAACCTTTCAGAATGGAGTCGACCTCGACATAAGCATCGAACACGGCCTGACGACCGCGCGGCGTGTTGCGCATCGACTTGCCCCACTGATAGCGGTCGAAGTCTTTGAGAAAGGCGATGCTCGACGTATCGGGCGGTGCCGGAATGAATTGCGTTGCCTCGGGCAGGTCTTTCTGCGAAAGGAACGAGGGCCACTTCTCTGCCTTCCCGCCTTTCTGCGCCACGGCAGACAGGGTGCACAGCAACGCGACGAGCAGGAGCGCATAGCCTTTGAGCGATGTCAACACGCGTTCGATCACCGTCGGAAAGTGGCGTTCTTCCAAGAGATGTTCCTTGGCGGCAATCTCCTCGGGCGTGTCCTGCAGAGACAGGGGCGTACGGAACTGGGCGATGATTTCTCCGCCGTCGCACTCCTCGCTCACCCAATGCACCGTCATGCCCGTCTCTTTCTCGCCCGCCGCCTTCACGGCCTCGTGCACATGATGCCCATACATGCCTCTGCCGCCATACTTGGGCAGCAAAGCGGGATGGAGATTGAGCATGCGCCGATGGTAGGCCTTGACCAAAAACGGGGGAATCATGAGCAGAAAACCGGCCAGGACGATGAAGTCGATGCCGTGTTGGCGCATCAGGGGAAGGAGCAAGTCTTCGCGGTTGAAGTCGGCTTTATTCACCACCACGGTGGGGATGTGGTGGTTCTGGGCTCTCACCAGTGCGTAGGCATCCGCCCGATTGCTCAACACCAGGGCTACTTTTACCCGTGTATGGTGATGGAAATGGCGGATGATGTTCTCGCAGTTGGTTCCGTTGCCCGAAACAAAAATGGCTATTCGTATCATGCTGTCTATCTGTTTTTCTTTTTTTCGGCAGGCCAGCGCACCCGACCGGTGCCCTTCATCCGATGCGTTTCGTCGATGTTCTTAAAGGTCGTCTTCCTCCTCTTCGTCGTCAAAGCCGAACATCACGGGGCCCGTAAAGGCGTCGAGCGCACGCCGTTCTTTCTTGGTGGGTCGGCCTGTTCCGTGCGCCCGGTCGACGAATCCGCTGATACGGCTCATCTGCAAGAGTTCGTATTGCTTAGGGTCGGTCACGTTCTCGTAGATCTCGGGAAGAAGTTTGGCGCCCACCCGTTGCTCGATGGCCTGCAAAATCTTGAACGAATAGACCACAGGGGGCTTCTTGACACTCACGACATCGCCCACTTTCACCGTGCGACTGGGCTTCATATTCCCGCCATTCATCGTCACACGCCCGTTCTTACAGGCATCTGCCGCCACGGAACGAGTCTTGAAAATTCTCGCTGCCCATAGCCATTTGTCAATACGTGCTTCTGTCATTCTGTATCGTTCATTCAATGATGTTTCGTCCGCAACCGACGGAGTCTTCTCTCGTCTCTCCTCGTTCGTCCGTTTTCTTTGTTATGAAACGCAGGTCAGCCCTTGCCGTTAAACTGATTCATCGTGATGGTCAGTCCGGCCAGCACGAAACTCTTGATCATTTCGACGCCTCGCTCGATGGTCGGTTCGAGCGTTTTCAGTTCGTCTTCGGCAAACTTTCCCAGCACCCAGTCGATCTGTCCGCCGCGCGGGAAATCGTTTCCGATGCCCACTCTCAGCCGAGCATACTGCGAACCGATGAGTTGCTGGATGTGACCCAGTCCGTTATGTCCGCCGTTGCTCCCGCTGCCTTTCAGCCTCAACGCCCCCAACGGCAGAGCCAGGTCGTCGACAACCACCAGCAAACGCTCGGTGGGAATATTCTCTTTTCCCAGCCAATAGCGCACCGCATTGCCGCTCAGGTTCATAAACGTGGAGGGTTTGAGCAGAAAAAGCTTCCGCCCCTTGAGCGAAGTCTCGGCCACCCACCCGTATCGTTTATCCTCAAAAACAATATTGGACGCTTTGGCGAAAGCGTCCAATATCATAAATCCGGCATTATGACGGGTGTCCTCGTACTCGTTTCCGGGGTTCCCCAGGCCTACAATCAAATATTTTTCCATGTAGCAATACCGTTTCTCTGCGCCATTTACTTACCTGCAGCGGCAGCAGCAGCGGCTGCGGCGGCAGCACGAGTCATCTTCACGGTGCAGACAATCACATCTTTGGGCGTTACCACTTCAAGTCCGTCGAAAGTCAAATCGCCGGCTTTGATGCTTTTTCCAATCGTCAGTGCGGTTACGTCTACATCCAATTTCTCGGGAATCTGCTTGTAAGGAGCTTTGACAACAAGCTTACGGATAGACAGACTCAGACGTCCACCATCGCGAACACCCTGTGCCAAACCCACGAGGTTGACGGGAATACCGATAGCAAGGGGCTTCTCTTCGTTGATTTCGTAGAAGTCTACGTGCAGCAGAACGTCTGTCACGGGATGGAATTGCAATTCTTTCATCACGGCGATGTGCTTCTCTCCCTCGACATCGAGGTTCACCACGTAGATGTGCGGGGTGTAAACCACCTTGCGAAGTTCGCTCATCGGAACCATAAACGACAAGGCCTCGGGCAGTCCGTTCTCGCCTTTCTTTTCGCCATAAAGGTTACAAGGCACGAAACCTTCTTTTCTCATCTCCTTAGAAGCCTTTTTACCTACGTCGGTTCTCTTCTTTCCGTTTACATTGATTTCTCTCATAATGCGTTACTCTAAATTAAGTTGTGAATATTAAATGCTTAATTCGCCATCACACGAAATTGGTTTTCTTGTTGGATGTGCTTCAAAAAGCACGGCAAAGGTACGGCTTTTTACCGGAAACTCGCCATCTTCCAACAGAAAAATAAAAACAACATAGCAAATCGTCCACTCGAAGAGCGATTTGCGAAAGTTTAGAAAACGCCATGCGAAAGCTAAGAAAATGCACGCTAAAAGCTAAGAAAACGCACGCTAAAAGCTAAGAAAACGCATGGCAAAAGCTAAGGTTTTGAAAATCGTTTGACAATCTACTGAAAAAGAAGAATTTAGCAAGCCCTTCTCCGTAGATGAAGATGAGGCGGGATAAAGCGCGGAAAACTTGCCGAAACGGAGTATTTTTAGTTACTTTGCAAGCCGTTAAAGACATGTTCTGCAAAGAATATCGGAAATAAGAACAAAAAGAAAATGAAAAGATACGGGTTACTTACTTTATTGATCATAAGCTGCCTTGTGGCACTGGGTCGGCAAGTGGAATATGGCAAGATGTCGGGATTTGTGCGACAAATCGTATTAGAACAGGCCGCACAAAGTAACGAGGCAACGCGCCTGGCAACTCCTACAAACATGCGTCTATGTGCTTTCGTGCAGACCGACGGTCTGCACGAAGACGTGCTGCGCCGGTATCATTGTCGCCTGTTGGCCAGTTTTGGTCATATTCACATCGTGGATATTCCCCTCGAAAGTCTGCCGGCCCTCTCGTGCGAGCAGAGCATTCTGCGAATCGAATCGGGCAGCGGAAACAACGCTCTGATGGACATCACCCCCCAATACATCAATGCCCTACCGGTGTATGCCGGGAAATCGTTGCCACAGGCCTATACGGGCAAAGGCGTGGTGGTGGGTGTCGAGGACATCGGATTCGACCTAACGCACCCCAACTTCTGCGACTCCACCGGCACAACACTCCGCATCAAAGCCTTCTGGGACCAGCTTTCTACCGACACCATCGGCTCGACGCTCTATGTCGGGGCCGATTATACCACGGAGGAGAAGCTGTTCAAGTTGGCACACTCGCGCGACGGAAAAGATCAAACGCATGGTACGCACACGCTGGGGATTGCTGCCGGCAGCGGATTCTCCAGTCCTTACCGCGGCGTGGCCTTTGAGAGCGACCTCTGCCTGGTGGCCAATCTCACCGGCGAAAACGTGCATCTCATCCCTAAGAAAGACCGTTATAAATATACCTATGCCACCGATGCCCTGGGCTTTAAATACATCATGGACTATGCTCAGAGGGAGGGCAAACCTTGTGTGGTATCGTTCAGCGAGGGCGGACTTCAAGATTTCCACGGCGACGACCGCCTTTATTATGCCATTCTCGACAGCTTGAGCGGTCCGGGACGTATCATCGTGGCCTCGGCAGGCAACAATGGAGCACAAAAATCTTATCTTCGCAAAGACAAGGGACGGAAGCGGGCCGGCACGTTTGTCAAACTTAGAAACGGAACGGCTTACTGTACGCTCAAAAGCGATGCCGACTTTCTCCTGCAACTGGTTTTCTACCGCAGCAGAAAAGATACGACCGTGGTAGACACCAAGCGCGTGTTGCAATGCACCGACTCGCTGTTGAAAGACACTATCAGGCTCGGTGCCTGGTCGTATGAACTGTTGGTGCAAGCCTATCCCTCGGCCTATGATAAGCGCGAGATGGCCTATGACGTGATGTTGAAACAACTGCGAGCGGGGCGATACGAACTTCCTATGTCGATAGAGCTATTGGGCGAGAATGCCAACGTAGAGATGTTCAGAGGCATCGGGCAGTGGTATGCCAACACAAAAAACATGGCTCTGCGTGACGGAGACTACACCCACAGCATCCTTTCGCCGGGAAGTGCTCCCTCGGTGATCTGCGTCGGGGCCACCTCTTACCGCACACACCTTATTAATTATAGAGGGGTGAAGAAGGTTTCGATGAACGGAAGCAACGGTGAAAGGGCTCCTTACTCGTCGGTAGGACCCACTTTCGACGGGCGAACAAAACCCGACGTGATGGCACCCGGTAGCAATATCATCTCGTCTTACAACAGTTTTTATCTGGAAAATCATCCCGCAGCAGGAGATGTAGACTGGGATGTGAAGCGATTTCAGCACAAGGGCAGAACCTATTCATGGACCAGCAACACGGGCACCTCTATGTCTGCACCGGCTGTTGCAGGAGCTATCGCCCTATGGTTGCAGGCCAAGCCCTCGCTCACAGCCAACGAAATACGAGGCGTTTTCAGCAGAACCTGCACCCATTACGACTCCTCACTCTCCTATCCCAACAACGAATATGGACATGGACAGATTGATGTCTATCAAGGTTTGCTCGACATTCTGGGTCTGACACACGTGCCGGAACTCTCTCGAGAACAACCCGTCGGTGTGCAATTCCAACCTTTGCCCAATCAGAAAGTGGCCATCACATTCGCCGACACACAATCCCATACATTTCGATTGCGGGTCTACTCGGTATCGGGTTCATTACTTTTAAGTATGCCACACATCGTTTCCGCTTCAAATTACGAGGTGGATCTAAGCCGTTTCCAACCAGGAGTATATGTCATTCAGATAGATGGCGACAGTGCTTCTTGCACCGGTTCGACCTTGTTGCGCCTGTAAACAGGCCCTGAGACACACACTCTCGAGAAACAACCGCAGAGAAAGACCAATCGAGATAATCATAAATAGGTATTCTATAAAAACACCATTTTTAGGTATTGCGGCATTGTTTTTTTGTAGATACCTTTGCATTCGTAATCAATAAACAAATAAAACTAAGAATTGAAATGAAAAAAACGGTGGTAGTTTACGGTTCTTCTACAGGAACCTGCCAAAGCATTGCCGAGAGCATTGCCAACAAACTGGGTGTTGAATCAATCGACGTTGCCAACCTGAATGCAGACGTCATTGCAGAAAACGAGAATCTTCTGCTCGGTACTTCTACATGGGGTGCAGGCGAACTGCAAGACGATTGGTACGACGGCGTGAAGGTTTTGAAAGACGCTGGCTTAGGAGGCAAGACGGTAGCCGTCTTCGGTTGCGGAGACGCAGAATCTTATTCGGACACTTTCTGCGGTGCAATGGCCGAACTTTACAATGCTGCCAAAGAGGCAGGAGCCACGCTTGTGGGTGAAGTTTCTACCGATGGATATACGTTCGATGATAGCGAAGCCGTGGCAGACGGTAAGTTCGTAGGTCTTGCTCTCGACGATGTGAACGAGGATGATAAGACCGAAGGCCGCATCGATGCTTGGCTCGAGGCCATCAAACCCTCGCTGTAAGAGCGGAAAAGAAAGTAGTTTTTGTAATTGAAAGCAACCTTATGGGCAGGCGTTTCGACGCCTCGCCCTAAGCAGAACAAAAGAGCTATGCCGCAGACAGAGATGTTACCTGCCGACATGAAGGTGTTGATGAATCATATTTACGAATATAAGAAAGGCGTAAGACAGATGGTTCTCTACACATTCAGCAAGAAATATGAACGGTACGCGGTGGAAAGATTAGAGCGACAACACATCGACTACGTGGTGCAGCAGGTTGGAAAGGAGAACTTAAACCTGTTCTTCGGTCGCAAAGAATGCTTAGATGCCATTCGTCTGATGGTGAACCGACCGCTGAATCAGCTCACTCCCGAAGAGGATTTTATCCTCGGAGCAATGCTTGGCTATGACATCTGCCGGCAATGCGAACGCTACTGCGAACGAAAGGAACGCGATTACAAAATGGCTCAATAGAAATGACATAATGAAGAAATGATCATATAACGATAAACTTTTAATCTTGTTCGCTAAATAAAATTCATAATGTTTTTGTATAATAAATGGGCTTGTCGTGAGATAAGCCCTTTTATTGTCTCGTATCATTGATTCTCAACAACAATAACGATATAAGGTTGTGGCCATCCGCTCGTCAGAAGTCGCAGAAAATCGACTTATAAAGACCGTTTCAGCACAGATGTAAGCATCAATCTTCGACCTCAAGCTGCTATTGTATCATGTACACTTTACGTTAAAAAAACAAACGCTCCGAAAAAGCTAAGAGATTGACATGCAAAAGCTAAGAGAATAGAGAGTAAAAGCTAAGAAAATGAACGTCAAAAGCTAAGAGATTGCATTGCGAAACCGAAGAGGGAGCGATGTACCGGGAAAACAAATGCCTACCTAAAGTAGCAATTAGAGGAGGCTTAAAGGGAAAGAGGCGTTTGCCAAAATAACCATTTAAGCAGGCAATGACAGGCAATTTCGGATTTTTCTTTGTATTTTTGCATAGCACAAGAAGTGGTTCTAACTTCTACTCTCTCGACTTCGGGAGAACTAAAAACAGGCAAACAAACTATGGACGACGAAATAAAAGACAAAGACGAGCTGGAAATGGAAGGCGAAGAGCTTACGCCAGAAACGCATTCCGATTATCAACCCGTGGGCAGGTTCGACGCTTCGGCAGTGCACCATCTCAGCGGTATGTATCAAAACTGGTTCCTCGATTATGCCTCATACGTGATTTTGGAACGTGCCGTACCCAATATCGAAGACGGACTGAAGCCTGTTCAGCGACGCATCTTGCACTCGATGAAACGAATGGACGACGGACGCTATAACAAGGTGGCAAACATCGTGGGCCATACGATGCAGTTTCATCCGCACGGCGATGCTTCCATCGGCGACGCATTGGTGCAGATGGGACAAAAAGACTTGTTGGTAGACACGCAAGGAAACTGGGGTAACATCCTCACAGGCGACCGTGCGGCTGCTCCACGTTATATTGAGGCGCGGCTATCGAAGTTTGCGCTCGACACCGT from Prevotella sp. oral taxon 475 encodes:
- a CDS encoding DUF2023 family protein, which encodes MPQTEMLPADMKVLMNHIYEYKKGVRQMVLYTFSKKYERYAVERLERQHIDYVVQQVGKENLNLFFGRKECLDAIRLMVNRPLNQLTPEEDFILGAMLGYDICRQCERYCERKERDYKMAQ
- a CDS encoding 50S ribosomal protein L25/general stress protein Ctc, with amino-acid sequence MREINVNGKKRTDVGKKASKEMRKEGFVPCNLYGEKKGENGLPEALSFMVPMSELRKVVYTPHIYVVNLDVEGEKHIAVMKELQFHPVTDVLLHVDFYEINEEKPLAIGIPVNLVGLAQGVRDGGRLSLSIRKLVVKAPYKQIPEKLDVDVTALTIGKSIKAGDLTFDGLEVVTPKDVIVCTVKMTRAAAAAAAAAAAGK
- the fldA gene encoding flavodoxin FldA, whose product is MKKTVVVYGSSTGTCQSIAESIANKLGVESIDVANLNADVIAENENLLLGTSTWGAGELQDDWYDGVKVLKDAGLGGKTVAVFGCGDAESYSDTFCGAMAELYNAAKEAGATLVGEVSTDGYTFDDSEAVADGKFVGLALDDVNEDDKTEGRIDAWLEAIKPSL
- a CDS encoding S8 family serine peptidase: MKRYGLLTLLIISCLVALGRQVEYGKMSGFVRQIVLEQAAQSNEATRLATPTNMRLCAFVQTDGLHEDVLRRYHCRLLASFGHIHIVDIPLESLPALSCEQSILRIESGSGNNALMDITPQYINALPVYAGKSLPQAYTGKGVVVGVEDIGFDLTHPNFCDSTGTTLRIKAFWDQLSTDTIGSTLYVGADYTTEEKLFKLAHSRDGKDQTHGTHTLGIAAGSGFSSPYRGVAFESDLCLVANLTGENVHLIPKKDRYKYTYATDALGFKYIMDYAQREGKPCVVSFSEGGLQDFHGDDRLYYAILDSLSGPGRIIVASAGNNGAQKSYLRKDKGRKRAGTFVKLRNGTAYCTLKSDADFLLQLVFYRSRKDTTVVDTKRVLQCTDSLLKDTIRLGAWSYELLVQAYPSAYDKREMAYDVMLKQLRAGRYELPMSIELLGENANVEMFRGIGQWYANTKNMALRDGDYTHSILSPGSAPSVICVGATSYRTHLINYRGVKKVSMNGSNGERAPYSSVGPTFDGRTKPDVMAPGSNIISSYNSFYLENHPAAGDVDWDVKRFQHKGRTYSWTSNTGTSMSAPAVAGAIALWLQAKPSLTANEIRGVFSRTCTHYDSSLSYPNNEYGHGQIDVYQGLLDILGLTHVPELSREQPVGVQFQPLPNQKVAITFADTQSHTFRLRVYSVSGSLLLSMPHIVSASNYEVDLSRFQPGVYVIQIDGDSASCTGSTLLRL